A DNA window from Streptomyces parvus contains the following coding sequences:
- a CDS encoding phage holin family protein, which translates to MGDGKWRTAGRALMRVIAVWAVSTLTMLVLAGALPDFQLQSDDGDTITKTAFTAAWGAGAFGLLSALVWPVLVRSLLVVPALVLGALVFFLNGSLLLIALRLIPDGRGDAAPETAVVVAAVMSAVASATSTALAVRDDEAYRRRLSRLADRRRRRGRSPDPAEPGRDGPPGTVFLQLDGVGHDVLVKAAADGLMPTVAAWLADSSGHRLTPWRTDWSSQTGASQLALLHGSNHDVPAFRWYEKETRTVMVSSRPASALEMQRRAIRRTHDGGLLTVDGASRGNLFSGGAGQLALVLSMAARRGKGRRSRAGYFAYFSDPANATRTALSFVAEVLREIGQSSRARARRATPRVKRGGLYPFIRAFATVVERDVVVAAVLGDMFAGRTAVYADLVAYDEVAHHSGPRSRDAERVLVRLDRSLALIAKIADHTPRAYRIVLLSDHGQSPGETFAGKYGLTLKDLVRAGCGLPVPRRAQRTRSGSEARDAVRIALHRPVEGQQDEHPAKLSDPIVLASGNLGLISFPDIEGRATREQIERRHPALLSTLANHPGIGFLLVGGEDGSVVLGRGGAEVPVAELTDDEGPLADLGIGAADAVRRTDTFPHVADVMVNSMYDPATGTVHAFEEQIGSHGGLGGEQSRPFLLWPRGLTDPLDVVAAETAEGAPPPPGGGLVGAEAVHRVLTRWLQESSGPQVPVRAEGFAGADLADEPFPADTPAPADAPVAAKPPTPAETPAPTETPVRNGLKAAGTPAQGRSGTAGTPAQGRSGTTATPVPVRPDTTA; encoded by the coding sequence GTGGGTGACGGGAAGTGGCGTACGGCGGGCAGGGCCCTGATGCGGGTGATCGCGGTCTGGGCGGTGTCCACCCTCACCATGCTCGTGCTGGCCGGCGCCCTGCCCGACTTCCAGCTCCAGTCCGACGACGGCGACACGATCACCAAGACGGCGTTCACCGCGGCCTGGGGCGCGGGTGCGTTCGGCCTGCTCTCCGCCCTGGTGTGGCCCGTCCTCGTCCGGTCCCTGCTCGTCGTGCCCGCCCTGGTCCTCGGTGCGCTGGTCTTCTTCCTCAACGGCTCGCTGCTGCTGATAGCGCTGCGCCTGATCCCGGACGGACGCGGTGACGCCGCGCCGGAGACCGCGGTCGTCGTCGCCGCCGTGATGTCCGCCGTCGCCTCCGCCACCTCCACCGCCCTCGCCGTCCGCGACGACGAGGCCTACCGCCGCCGGCTGTCCCGGCTCGCCGACCGGCGGCGCAGACGCGGCAGATCGCCGGACCCGGCCGAACCCGGCCGCGACGGACCGCCCGGCACGGTCTTCCTCCAGCTCGACGGAGTCGGCCACGACGTGCTGGTCAAGGCGGCGGCCGACGGGCTCATGCCGACCGTCGCCGCATGGCTCGCCGACTCCTCAGGACACCGCCTCACCCCCTGGCGTACCGACTGGTCCAGCCAGACCGGCGCCAGCCAGCTCGCCCTCCTGCACGGCAGCAACCACGACGTGCCCGCGTTCCGCTGGTACGAGAAGGAGACCCGCACCGTCATGGTCTCCAGCCGCCCCGCGAGCGCTCTCGAAATGCAGCGGCGGGCCATCCGGCGCACCCACGACGGCGGCCTTCTCACCGTCGACGGGGCGAGCCGGGGGAACCTCTTCAGCGGCGGCGCCGGACAGCTCGCCCTGGTGCTCTCCATGGCCGCCCGGCGCGGCAAGGGCCGCCGCTCCCGCGCCGGATACTTCGCCTACTTCTCCGACCCGGCCAACGCCACCCGCACCGCCCTCTCCTTCGTCGCCGAGGTCCTCCGGGAGATCGGCCAGTCGTCCCGGGCCCGCGCCCGCAGGGCCACCCCCCGGGTCAAGCGCGGCGGGCTCTACCCCTTCATCCGCGCCTTCGCCACCGTCGTGGAGCGCGATGTGGTCGTCGCCGCCGTCCTCGGCGACATGTTCGCCGGACGCACCGCCGTCTACGCCGACCTCGTCGCCTACGACGAGGTCGCCCACCACTCGGGGCCCCGCAGCCGTGACGCCGAGAGGGTCCTCGTACGCCTCGACCGCTCCCTCGCCCTGATCGCCAAGATCGCCGACCACACTCCGCGCGCCTACCGGATCGTGCTCCTGTCCGACCACGGCCAGAGCCCCGGGGAGACCTTCGCGGGGAAGTACGGGCTCACGCTGAAGGACCTCGTCCGGGCGGGCTGCGGGCTGCCCGTGCCCCGCCGCGCCCAGCGCACCCGCAGCGGCTCCGAGGCCCGTGACGCGGTGCGCATCGCGCTGCACCGCCCCGTCGAGGGGCAGCAGGACGAGCACCCGGCCAAGCTCTCCGACCCCATCGTGCTGGCCTCCGGAAACCTCGGGCTGATCTCCTTCCCCGACATCGAGGGCCGCGCCACTCGCGAGCAGATCGAGCGCCGCCACCCGGCGCTGCTCTCCACGCTCGCCAACCACCCGGGGATCGGCTTCCTCCTCGTCGGCGGGGAGGACGGCTCCGTGGTGCTCGGGCGCGGCGGCGCCGAGGTCCCGGTCGCCGAACTGACGGACGACGAGGGCCCGCTCGCGGACTTGGGCATCGGGGCGGCCGACGCCGTGCGCCGTACGGACACCTTCCCGCACGTCGCCGACGTCATGGTCAACTCCATGTACGACCCCGCCACGGGCACCGTGCACGCCTTCGAGGAGCAGATCGGCTCGCACGGCGGTCTCGGCGGCGAACAGTCCCGGCCGTTCCTGCTCTGGCCGCGCGGCCTCACGGACCCGCTCGACGTCGTGGCCGCCGAGACCGCGGAGGGCGCGCCTCCGCCGCCGGGCGGCGGTCTGGTGGGCGCCGAGGCGGTCCACCGGGTGCTCACCCGCTGGCTCCAGGAGTCCTCGGGCCCCCAGGTCCCGGTGCGTGCCGAGGGCTTCGCCGGGGCCGACCTGGCGGACGAGCCGTTCCCGGCAGACACTCCGGCCCCGGCAGACGCTCCGGTTGCGGCGAAGCCCCCGACGCCGGCAGAGACTCCCGCGCCGACGGAGACGCCGGTGCGGAACGGGCTGAAAGCGGCGGGGACCCCGGCGCAGGGGAGGTCTGGGACGGCGGGGACCCCGGCGCAGGGGAGGTCTGGGACGACGGCGACCCCGGTGCCGGTCAGGCCGGATACGACCGCCTGA
- a CDS encoding LacI family DNA-binding transcriptional regulator, whose translation MTAEVPQPVRPTTLEDVAAVAGVSRATVSRVINGATTVDPALRSVVEQAVATTGYVPNRAARSLVTRRTDSVALVVSERERRPMSEPFVGRMFSDPYFGRVVSGLLEVLRPAGIQMVVMLADDEASRSQLLSYLRHGHVDGVVLITTHADDPLPGLLQETRMPAVLAGRPHKPSPLAYVEVDQHAGARLAADHLAAQGRRRIGTITGPQDMPAGQVRLTGFLEACAAHGIEDVACAEGDFTHLGGAAAMRRLLADRPDLDGVFIASDLMALGALPVLLRAGRDVPSDVAVVGFDDSSAAAACDPPLTTVRQPVEEMAAEMARLLLKQIGEPGGPSPSVLFPAALVRRQSA comes from the coding sequence ATGACAGCCGAAGTGCCGCAGCCCGTACGCCCCACGACCTTGGAGGACGTGGCGGCCGTGGCCGGTGTGTCACGGGCGACGGTGTCCCGGGTGATCAACGGGGCGACCACGGTGGACCCGGCCCTGCGCAGCGTCGTCGAGCAGGCGGTGGCGACCACCGGCTATGTGCCCAACCGGGCCGCGCGCTCGCTGGTGACGCGGCGCACCGACTCGGTGGCCCTGGTGGTCTCCGAGCGGGAACGGCGGCCGATGTCCGAGCCGTTCGTCGGCCGGATGTTCTCCGACCCGTACTTCGGGCGGGTCGTCAGCGGACTGCTGGAGGTGCTGCGCCCGGCGGGGATCCAGATGGTCGTGATGCTGGCCGACGACGAGGCGTCCCGCAGCCAGTTGCTCTCCTATCTGCGGCACGGCCACGTCGACGGGGTCGTGCTGATCACGACGCACGCCGACGACCCGCTGCCCGGGCTGCTCCAGGAGACCCGGATGCCCGCCGTCCTCGCGGGCCGTCCGCACAAGCCGTCGCCGCTGGCCTATGTGGAGGTGGACCAGCACGCCGGAGCGCGGCTGGCGGCCGATCACCTGGCCGCGCAGGGGCGGCGGCGCATCGGCACGATCACGGGCCCCCAGGACATGCCTGCCGGGCAGGTGCGGCTGACCGGATTCCTGGAGGCCTGCGCCGCCCATGGCATCGAGGACGTGGCCTGCGCCGAGGGGGACTTCACGCATCTGGGCGGGGCGGCGGCGATGCGCCGGCTGCTGGCGGACCGCCCGGATCTGGACGGCGTGTTCATCGCCTCCGACCTCATGGCGCTGGGGGCCCTGCCCGTGCTGCTCCGGGCCGGCCGCGACGTGCCGTCCGACGTCGCGGTGGTCGGCTTCGACGACAGCAGCGCCGCCGCTGCGTGCGACCCGCCGCTGACCACGGTCCGGCAGCCGGTGGAGGAGATGGCGGCGGAGATGGCCCGGTTGCTGCTGAAGCAGATCGGCGAGCCGGGCGGCCCGTCGCCCTCGGTGCTCTTCCCGGCGGCGCTGGTACGGCGGCAGTCGGCCTGA
- a CDS encoding DUF305 domain-containing protein — MNPIDLPLPPVSRAAVLVLLGALALGGAAGCSPADSAPRTAQARKSPPTGAPAPAPTSTSTATDAGWVQLMTPMNQQAVKLLTLAAERAAEPRVRDFAMRLRTGQEAELGRLRILLTRMGLPRTDVHAGHDMPGMVTVRDLEAARAAEGPSFDRLVLAQIRDHLRQSAQVSRSEITSGGRADARKLAAALVTARERSLAELERLPGAVRALG, encoded by the coding sequence ATGAACCCCATCGACCTCCCGCTCCCACCGGTCAGCCGGGCCGCCGTCCTCGTCCTGCTCGGCGCACTGGCTCTCGGCGGCGCGGCCGGCTGTTCACCGGCGGATTCCGCGCCCCGTACGGCACAGGCGCGCAAGTCCCCACCGACCGGCGCCCCGGCCCCGGCCCCCACCTCCACTTCGACCGCCACCGATGCCGGTTGGGTCCAGCTGATGACCCCCATGAATCAGCAGGCGGTGAAGCTCCTGACCCTGGCAGCCGAGCGGGCGGCCGAACCGCGGGTGCGCGACTTCGCGATGCGGCTGCGCACCGGTCAGGAGGCCGAACTCGGCCGCCTGAGAATTCTGTTGACCCGCATGGGACTGCCCCGGACCGATGTGCACGCGGGGCACGACATGCCCGGCATGGTGACGGTACGGGACCTGGAGGCGGCCCGCGCCGCCGAGGGGCCCTCGTTCGACCGGCTCGTCCTCGCGCAGATCCGGGACCATCTGCGGCAGTCCGCACAGGTGTCGCGTTCGGAGATCACCTCGGGCGGCCGGGCGGACGCCCGCAAGCTGGCCGCCGCCCTCGTGACGGCGCGCGAGAGGTCCCTCGCCGAGCTGGAACGGCTGCCGGGCGCGGTGCGGGCCCTCGGCTGA
- a CDS encoding DUF1996 domain-containing protein — translation MFFRHRRNPDHRRQRSLPSWRYRIAGLAAAALALSFLQANVGNAAVERAAAETAPKAAADVVRVAEFLAECPYTHRLPDDPIVFPGLPGASHMHSFFGNDTTHAGSDLASLEKGRTSCAPDTDLSSYWVPTLYDGDREVEPTGTTFYYLGEGVSDDVIRRIKPFPRGLRIVAGNAKAAGPQDNTIARWSCLHAGEVNPSQNFVNCPPGTMMESYLDFPQCWNGTDLDSPDHKSHMAYPVNGGCPSTHPVPVPKLRQVLRYPVNGDPARFRLASGPGYTMHGDFFNVWPEEEMAQRVRDCINAIVKCGFDGKP, via the coding sequence GTGTTCTTCCGTCATCGACGCAACCCCGACCACCGCCGTCAACGATCCCTGCCGTCCTGGCGGTACAGAATCGCCGGGCTCGCCGCGGCCGCCCTCGCCCTCTCCTTCCTCCAGGCCAACGTCGGCAACGCCGCGGTCGAGCGCGCCGCCGCCGAAACCGCGCCGAAGGCCGCCGCGGATGTCGTGCGGGTGGCCGAGTTCCTCGCCGAGTGCCCCTACACCCACCGGCTCCCCGACGACCCGATCGTCTTCCCCGGGCTGCCGGGCGCCTCCCACATGCACAGCTTCTTCGGCAACGACACCACGCACGCCGGCTCCGACCTGGCCTCGTTGGAGAAGGGCCGTACGTCGTGCGCCCCCGACACCGACCTGTCGTCGTACTGGGTGCCCACCCTCTACGACGGCGACAGGGAGGTGGAGCCCACCGGGACCACCTTCTACTACCTGGGCGAGGGCGTGAGCGACGACGTCATACGCCGGATCAAGCCCTTCCCCCGGGGGCTGCGCATCGTGGCGGGCAACGCGAAGGCGGCCGGCCCCCAGGACAACACGATCGCCCGCTGGTCGTGCCTGCACGCCGGTGAGGTGAACCCCTCGCAGAACTTCGTGAACTGTCCGCCCGGCACGATGATGGAGTCCTACCTGGACTTCCCGCAGTGCTGGAACGGCACGGACCTCGACTCCCCCGACCACAAGAGCCACATGGCCTACCCGGTGAACGGCGGCTGCCCGTCCACCCATCCGGTGCCGGTGCCCAAGCTCCGGCAGGTGCTGCGCTACCCGGTGAACGGCGACCCGGCCCGCTTCCGGCTGGCGTCCGGGCCCGGCTACACCATGCACGGCGACTTCTTCAACGTATGGCCGGAGGAGGAGATGGCGCAGCGCGTCCGCGACTGCATCAACGCGATCGTCAAGTGCGGTTTCGACGGCAAGCCCTGA
- the ligA gene encoding NAD-dependent DNA ligase LigA: MTNSAAVLADAAAYAAAVEEASVAAAAYYATGESALDDDAYDRLARGIAAYEADHPKEVLAASPTGKVAGGAAVGDVPHTVPMLSLDNVFSAEQFVTWTASLERRIGRPVTAWSVEPKLDGLAVAARYRDGRFERLITRGDGTAGEDVSHAAGAVVGLPERLAEPVTIEVRGEILMTNDQFDQGNAIRTEHGGAPFANPRNGAAGTLRAKDRAYRVETTFFAYGALPLPDSGELGETLAELPHSEVLSYVAGLGVHTAAGTDVAPVLAATVEEVQARVDAIGSLRAALPFGIDGIVIKADLAADQREAGSGTRAPRWAIAYKLPAVEKITRLLAVEWNVGRTGVIAPRAVLEPVEIDGSTVGYATLHNPADITRRDLRLGDQVMVYKAGDIIPRIEAPVVHLRTGEETPIDFPESCPQCGSDIDTSEQRWRCTRGRNCRLVASVSYAAGRDQLDIEGLGSTRVVQLVDAGLVADFADLFTLEREQLLALDRMGETSTDNLLAAIETARTRPLSRVFCALGVRGTGRSMSRRIARYFATMDRIVAADVETLQRVDGIGKEKAAAVVAELVELAPLIDKLVAAGVTMTEPGATPPPEPGTEEEAAAGADSETAGAVGTGAALPLAGMTVVVTGAMSGALEKLSRNQVNELIERAGGKSSSSVSQRTSLLVAGDKAGSKRTKAEDLGIRIAAPEEFAELVGAFLAAGEDA; this comes from the coding sequence ATGACGAACTCAGCTGCTGTGCTCGCCGATGCCGCCGCCTACGCCGCCGCCGTGGAAGAGGCCTCCGTCGCCGCCGCCGCGTACTACGCCACGGGCGAGAGCGCGTTGGACGACGACGCCTACGACCGGCTGGCGCGCGGTATAGCCGCGTACGAGGCGGATCATCCAAAGGAGGTGCTCGCCGCCTCGCCGACCGGCAAGGTCGCGGGCGGGGCAGCCGTCGGCGACGTGCCGCACACGGTTCCCATGCTCTCGCTGGACAACGTGTTCTCGGCCGAGCAGTTCGTGACCTGGACCGCCTCGCTGGAGCGGCGCATCGGCAGACCGGTGACCGCGTGGAGCGTCGAGCCGAAGCTCGACGGCCTGGCGGTCGCCGCGCGCTATCGCGACGGCCGGTTCGAGCGCCTCATCACCCGGGGCGACGGCACTGCGGGCGAGGACGTCTCACATGCGGCGGGCGCGGTCGTCGGACTGCCGGAGCGGCTGGCCGAACCGGTCACCATCGAGGTGCGTGGCGAGATCCTCATGACGAACGACCAGTTCGACCAGGGCAACGCGATCCGTACGGAACACGGCGGCGCCCCCTTCGCCAACCCGCGCAACGGGGCGGCCGGCACCCTGCGCGCCAAGGACCGCGCCTACCGGGTGGAGACGACCTTCTTCGCCTACGGCGCGCTGCCGCTGCCCGATTCCGGGGAGCTGGGCGAGACCCTGGCGGAACTGCCCCACAGCGAGGTCCTGTCGTACGTCGCCGGCCTCGGCGTGCACACGGCCGCGGGCACCGACGTGGCGCCGGTCCTGGCCGCCACGGTCGAGGAGGTCCAGGCGCGGGTGGACGCCATAGGCTCGCTGCGCGCCGCGCTGCCGTTCGGCATCGACGGGATCGTGATCAAGGCCGATCTGGCGGCCGACCAGCGCGAGGCGGGCTCCGGCACCCGCGCCCCCCGCTGGGCCATCGCCTACAAGCTGCCCGCCGTGGAGAAGATCACCCGCCTGCTGGCCGTCGAGTGGAACGTCGGGCGGACGGGCGTCATCGCGCCGCGCGCCGTCCTGGAGCCCGTGGAGATCGACGGCTCCACCGTCGGTTACGCCACCCTGCACAACCCGGCCGACATCACCCGGCGCGACCTGCGGCTGGGGGACCAGGTCATGGTCTACAAGGCCGGCGACATCATCCCGCGCATCGAGGCCCCCGTCGTCCACCTGCGCACCGGCGAGGAGACGCCGATCGACTTCCCCGAGAGCTGCCCGCAGTGCGGCTCCGACATCGACACGAGCGAACAGCGCTGGCGCTGCACCCGAGGCCGCAACTGCCGCCTCGTCGCCTCCGTCTCGTATGCGGCGGGCCGCGATCAGCTGGACATCGAAGGCCTCGGCTCCACCCGGGTCGTCCAGCTCGTCGACGCGGGTCTCGTCGCGGACTTCGCCGATCTCTTCACCCTGGAGCGCGAGCAGTTGCTCGCCCTGGACCGGATGGGCGAGACCTCCACGGACAATCTCCTGGCGGCCATCGAGACCGCCCGCACCCGGCCGCTCTCCCGGGTCTTCTGCGCCTTGGGCGTGCGGGGTACGGGGCGCTCCATGTCACGCCGGATCGCCCGGTATTTCGCCACGATGGACCGGATCGTCGCCGCGGACGTGGAGACGCTCCAGCGGGTGGACGGCATCGGCAAGGAGAAGGCCGCAGCGGTGGTCGCCGAGCTGGTGGAGCTGGCACCGCTGATCGACAAGCTCGTCGCTGCCGGGGTGACGATGACCGAGCCGGGTGCCACCCCGCCCCCGGAGCCCGGGACGGAGGAGGAAGCGGCGGCCGGGGCGGACTCCGAGACCGCTGGCGCCGTCGGCACCGGCGCCGCCCTGCCCCTGGCGGGGATGACCGTGGTGGTGACGGGCGCGATGTCGGGAGCGCTGGAGAAGCTGTCGCGCAACCAGGTGAACGAGCTGATCGAGCGGGCCGGCGGCAAGTCGTCCTCCAGCGTCTCGCAGCGCACGAGCCTGCTGGTCGCCGGGGACAAGGCCGGCTCCAAGCGCACCAAGGCGGAGGATCTGGGGATCCGGATCGCGGCGCCGGAGGAGTTCGCGGAGCTGGTCGGCGCGTTCCTGGCGGCGGGGGAGGACGCCTGA
- a CDS encoding rod shape-determining protein: protein MPGRGLLLEPFPGSGPHGGAERPVRRGRIVDPESCGRLLGRIADAALGPDRSDSVIVLSHPVLAGAEHRTAARALLAGLGTTRVLVLSSARAAAAYAGPRETGPLLVVDLGAELTEVTLLVGGLVADARQAESGLDDLDGLDPATLPTVLGRTVLDMITSMWRHDRHGAIRGALRKGPVLAGGGALRSDVTEHLARCLGTRVRLADDPSTTVVRGAGQILSSVLRHRPTPERSGHPR from the coding sequence GTGCCCGGCCGGGGGCTGCTCCTCGAACCGTTCCCCGGCTCGGGCCCCCACGGGGGTGCCGAGCGCCCCGTCCGTCGCGGGCGCATCGTCGACCCCGAGTCCTGCGGCCGGCTGCTCGGCCGGATCGCCGACGCGGCCCTGGGCCCCGACCGCAGCGACAGCGTGATCGTGCTCAGCCACCCCGTGCTCGCCGGCGCGGAACACCGCACCGCCGCGCGTGCCCTGCTCGCCGGGCTGGGGACGACGCGCGTCCTGGTCCTCAGCAGCGCCCGGGCCGCCGCCGCGTACGCGGGACCGAGGGAGACGGGCCCCCTTCTCGTCGTCGACCTGGGAGCCGAGCTGACCGAGGTCACCCTCCTCGTGGGCGGCCTGGTCGCCGACGCCCGGCAGGCCGAGAGCGGACTCGACGACCTCGACGGCCTCGATCCTGCGACGCTTCCCACTGTCCTCGGCCGCACGGTGCTCGACATGATCACGTCCATGTGGCGGCACGACCGGCACGGCGCGATCCGGGGAGCCCTGCGCAAGGGCCCCGTGCTCGCGGGCGGCGGCGCGCTGCGGTCCGACGTCACCGAGCACCTCGCCCGCTGCCTCGGCACCCGGGTGCGCCTGGCCGACGACCCGTCGACCACGGTCGTCCGCGGCGCCGGACAGATCCTCAGCTCCGTGCTCCGCCACCGGCCGACGCCCGAGCGATCCGGCCACCCGAGGTGA
- the secD gene encoding protein translocase subunit SecD, with translation MTRATAVRAVLAAAVLLVSVFITLTMSPRLGLDLQGGTRIVLQARDTATVEADRETTDRTLEVLRQRIDSLGVSEPTLTRSGEDRIIVELPDVQDPRQAAEVIGRTAQLTFHAVEGPGTDGPEEKSPDPESTTDPDPQRLTLPDEQGRSLALGEPRLSGAGVEDASAAFDAQGGAGWTVSLEFRKGAGQDWKKLTGEAACHPAGDDRRRVAIVLDEKVISSPQVDPSVGCRAGLPSGATQITGSFSADEARDLALLIKGGALPVPVEIVEQRTVGPTLGAAAIDASAQAALIGAAATALFITVVYRLFGALAAVALGAYGVISYAALVALGVTLTLPGLAGFVLAIGMAVDANVLVFERAREECADRPKRSLRSALATGFQKAWSAVADSNATTLIAAGLLFFLGSGPVKGFGVTLAIGVLASMFSALVIARALTEIAANSRFVSDYRGVNGIGRPGAVRTWLVRKDPKLFRKPVRWLVVSAALVVVAVAGIVVRGVDLGVEFTGGRLVEYSTSRPVDVETARDSIAAAGFGDAEVTTAGDGDLSVRTGKLDNDGEHAVRAALAEEGGETTKVRDELIGPSLGDELRRNALIALGVAVAVQLAYLAVRFRWTFAVASVVAMVHDVVLVVGAFAWLGRPVDGIFLAALLTVIGYSVNDSVVVFDRVRELWGANRRTPLDTIARRAVLQTVPRTVNTGMGALFILAALAVLGGDSLADFALALLIGIVVGTWSSVFTAVPGALALERGAKAPPPPAPGKGKGTPRGKARSTRRDPLDNGARV, from the coding sequence ATGACTCGCGCCACCGCGGTGCGAGCGGTCCTGGCTGCCGCCGTGCTGCTCGTCTCCGTCTTCATCACCCTGACCATGTCGCCCAGACTCGGCCTCGATCTCCAGGGCGGCACCCGCATCGTGCTCCAGGCCCGGGACACCGCCACCGTCGAGGCGGACCGGGAGACCACGGACCGCACCCTGGAGGTGCTGCGGCAGCGGATCGACTCGCTGGGCGTCTCCGAACCGACGCTGACCCGTTCCGGCGAGGACCGGATCATCGTCGAACTGCCCGACGTACAGGATCCGCGCCAGGCCGCCGAGGTGATCGGCCGGACGGCCCAACTCACCTTCCACGCGGTCGAGGGCCCGGGGACCGATGGACCGGAGGAAAAGTCTCCGGATCCCGAATCCACCACCGACCCCGACCCCCAGCGGCTGACGCTCCCCGACGAGCAGGGCCGGTCGCTCGCCCTCGGCGAGCCCCGGCTCTCCGGCGCGGGCGTCGAGGACGCGAGTGCCGCTTTCGACGCGCAGGGCGGAGCGGGCTGGACGGTGTCGCTGGAGTTCCGCAAGGGCGCCGGGCAGGACTGGAAGAAGCTGACCGGCGAGGCCGCCTGCCACCCCGCCGGGGACGACCGGCGCAGGGTCGCCATCGTCCTCGACGAAAAGGTCATCTCCTCGCCGCAGGTCGACCCCTCGGTCGGCTGCCGGGCCGGACTGCCGTCCGGGGCCACCCAGATCACCGGGTCGTTCAGCGCGGACGAGGCGCGTGACCTGGCGCTGCTCATCAAGGGCGGGGCCCTTCCCGTGCCCGTCGAGATCGTCGAGCAGCGGACCGTCGGCCCGACGCTGGGCGCGGCGGCCATCGACGCGAGCGCGCAGGCCGCCCTCATCGGAGCCGCCGCCACCGCGCTCTTCATCACCGTCGTCTACCGCCTCTTCGGCGCGCTGGCCGCCGTGGCGCTGGGCGCGTACGGGGTGATCTCGTACGCCGCACTCGTCGCCCTCGGCGTCACGCTGACCCTTCCCGGGCTCGCCGGGTTCGTCCTCGCGATCGGGATGGCGGTCGACGCGAACGTCCTGGTCTTCGAACGGGCCAGGGAGGAGTGCGCCGACCGGCCGAAACGCTCCCTGCGCTCCGCGCTGGCCACCGGGTTCCAGAAGGCGTGGAGCGCGGTCGCCGACTCCAACGCGACCACGCTGATCGCGGCCGGGCTGCTCTTCTTCCTGGGCTCCGGCCCGGTCAAGGGCTTCGGTGTCACGCTCGCCATCGGGGTCCTCGCCTCGATGTTCTCCGCCCTGGTCATCGCCCGCGCGCTCACCGAGATCGCGGCGAACTCCCGCTTCGTCAGCGACTACCGGGGCGTCAACGGCATCGGGCGACCCGGTGCCGTACGCACATGGCTGGTCCGCAAGGATCCGAAGCTCTTCCGGAAACCGGTGAGGTGGCTCGTCGTCTCGGCGGCGCTGGTCGTCGTCGCGGTGGCCGGGATCGTGGTGCGCGGGGTCGATCTGGGCGTCGAGTTCACCGGGGGCCGGCTGGTCGAGTACTCCACCAGCCGCCCGGTCGACGTGGAGACGGCCCGGGACAGCATCGCCGCCGCCGGGTTCGGGGACGCCGAGGTCACCACGGCGGGCGACGGCGACCTGTCCGTACGCACGGGGAAGCTCGACAACGACGGCGAGCACGCCGTGCGCGCCGCCCTCGCCGAGGAGGGCGGCGAGACGACGAAGGTACGGGACGAGCTGATCGGCCCGAGCCTCGGCGACGAACTGCGCCGCAACGCGCTGATCGCCCTGGGCGTCGCGGTGGCCGTGCAGCTGGCCTACCTGGCGGTCCGGTTCCGCTGGACGTTCGCGGTGGCGTCCGTCGTGGCGATGGTGCACGACGTGGTCCTCGTGGTGGGGGCCTTCGCGTGGCTGGGGCGGCCGGTGGACGGCATCTTCCTGGCCGCCCTGCTCACCGTGATCGGCTATTCGGTCAACGACTCGGTGGTGGTCTTCGACCGGGTGCGGGAGCTGTGGGGGGCGAACCGGCGTACTCCGTTGGACACCATCGCCCGCCGGGCCGTCCTGCAGACCGTCCCCCGTACGGTGAACACCGGGATGGGCGCCCTGTTCATCCTGGCCGCCCTCGCGGTGCTGGGCGGCGATTCACTCGCCGACTTCGCGCTCGCCCTGCTCATCGGCATCGTCGTCGGTACCTGGTCCTCGGTGTTCACCGCCGTACCCGGGGCCCTCGCCCTGGAGCGCGGCGCCAAGGCTCCGCCGCCGCCCGCACCGGGGAAGGGGAAGGGCACGCCGCGCGGAAAGGCGCGGTCCACACGCCGCGACCCGCTCGACAACGGAGCCCGCGTCTGA